The following proteins are co-located in the Palaemon carinicauda isolate YSFRI2023 chromosome 30, ASM3689809v2, whole genome shotgun sequence genome:
- the mtTFB1 gene encoding mitochondrial dimethyladenosine transferase 1 has product MAEAAAKHMAATYHRLPPLPSISEIVKLYKIRATKHLSQNFLMDPKLTSKIVRSAGRVKNCHVCEVGPGPGGITRSIFEQNAAHVTVIEKDPRFLPSLELLKDACKGNLHIELGDVLTFNMENSFPKELAAQSWEDNIPKIHIIGNLPFNVSTPLIIRWLHDISLQRNAWAYGRVPMTLTFQLEVAQRMVAPTGTEHRSRLSIMCQNWCEVKHKFTIPGRAFVPKPDVDVGVVTLIPRVKPLIPLEFKLVEKVVRSIFSFRQKYCVKGARNLFPLTVRDELVDKMFTVAEVDPTTRPMQLSIPEFNRLCHAYSAILEQKPHLAKFSIHQKNFNEDFDSSDNL; this is encoded by the coding sequence ATGGCAGAGGCTGCAGCCAAACACATGGCTGCTACTTACCATCGGCTTCCTCCACTTCCTTCCATTAGTGAAATTGTCAAGTTATACAAGATTAGAGCTACAAAACATCTCAGTCAGAACTTTTTGATGGATCCTAAACTAACAAGCAAAATTGTCCGTAGTGCTGGTCGTGTGAAAAATTGTCATGTGTGTGAAGTTGGTCCAGGACCAGGCGGTATAACACGTTCGATTTTTGAGCAGAATGCAGCCCATGTCACAGTTATAGAAAAAGATCCAAGATTTCTTCCTTCTTTGGAACTCCTGAAAGATGCCTGTAAAGGAAACCTTCACATAGAGTTGGGGGATGTTCTTACTTTCAACATGGAGAATTCTTTTCCAAAGGAACTGGCAGCGCAGTCCTGGGAAGATAATATACCCAAGATTCATATAATTGGAAACCTGCCATTCAATGTGTCAACACCACTCATCATCAGATGGCTACATGATATCAGCTTACAGAGAAATGCTTGGGCTTATGGCCGAGTGCCTATGACTCTTACATTTCAGTTAGAGGTAGCACAGCGAATGGTGGCACCAACAGGTACTGAACATAGATCTAGGTTATCTATCATGTGTCAGAATTGGTGTGAAGTTAAACACAAGTTCACCATACCAGGTAGGGCATTTGTACCAAAACCAGATGTTGACGTTGGTGTTGTTACTCTCATTCCTCGAGTAAAGCCACTAATTCCCCTCGAGTTTAAGCTCGTTGAGAAAGTTGTAAGAAGTATATTTTCATTTAGACAAAAATACTGTGTGAAAGGAGCTAGAAACTTATTTCCTTTAACAGTTAGAGATGAACTTGTTGATAAAATGTTTACTGTTGCAGAGGTTGACCCAACAACCAGACCAATGCAACTTAGTATTCCTGAATTTAACCGCCTGTGCCATGCATACTCGGCCATTTTAGAACAAAAACCTCATCTGGCAAAGTTCTCTATTCATCAAAAGAATTTTAATGAAGATTTTGATAGTAGTGATAATTTATAG